From one Lycium barbarum isolate Lr01 chromosome 6, ASM1917538v2, whole genome shotgun sequence genomic stretch:
- the LOC132599165 gene encoding cyclase-associated protein 1, which yields MPMEEKLIQRLESAVTRLEALSSPGFRSGGSAVTGDDVAVLDPSIIAFDDLRSQFLGKVLSSAEKIGGQVLDITKIVEEAFSAQRELLIKIKETKKPDNSGLAEFLKPLNDVIVKATKMTEGRRSDFFNHLKSAADSLSALAWIAYTGKDCGMSMPIAYVEESWQMAEFYSNKILVEFKSKDPNHVEWAKALKELYLPGLRDYVKSHYPLGPVWSATGKTAVSAPSKAPSPSAPAPPAPPPASLFSSESPQASSSRPKQGMSAVFDEINSGKPVTSGLRKVTDDMKTKNRADRSGIVNAGEKEARVSSPSVSKTGPPKLELQMGRKWVVENQVGAKNLVIDDCDTKQSVYVYGCKGSVLQIKGKVNNITIDKCTKMGVVFAGVVAACEVVNCNGVEVQCQGSAPTISVDNTNGCQLYLSKDSLNGSITTAKSSEINVLVPGAGPDDDWGEHALPQQYAHEYKDGHFVTTPVSHSGA from the exons ATGCCAATGGAAGAGAAGTTGATACAGCGATTGGAATCGGCTGTGACGCGGCTAGAGGCACTATCATCCCCCGGCTTCCGTTCCGGTGGTTCCGCCGTAACAGGCGATGACGTGGCGGTTTTAGATCCGTCGATTATTGCATTTGACGATCTACGGTCGCAATTCCTCGGAAAGGTTTTGAGTTCTGCAGAGAAGATCGGAGGACAAGTTCTAGATATTACTAAGATTGTCGAGGAAGCTTTCTCTGCTCAGAGAGAACTTTTGATTAAAATCAAGGAGACTAAG AAACCAGACAACTCAGGTTTGGCTGAATTTCTCAAACCATTGAATGATGTGATCGTGAAAGCTACAAAAATGACGGAAGGACGCCGATCTGATTTCTTCAACCACCTGAAGTCTGCTGCTGATAGTCTATCGGCTCTAGCGTGGATTGCCTACACTGGAAAAGACTGCG GCATGAGCATGCCTATTGCATACGTGGAAGAAAGTTGGCAGATGGCTGAATTTTATAGTAACAAG ATTCTTGTGGAGTTCAAAAGCAAGGACCCAAACCATGTTGAATGGGCAAAGGCTTTGAAAGAACTTTATCTCCCTGGATTGAGAGATTATGTTAAGAGTCACTATCCATTAGGTCCTGTATGGAGTGCTACAGGGAAAACTGCTGTATCTGCACCGTCGAAAGCTCCTTCACCAAGTGCTCCTGCTCCTCCGGCTCCTCCTCCGGCTTCTCTCTTCAGCTCTGAATCTCCTCAGGCTTCATCATCACGCCCCAAGCAAGGGATGTCTGCTGTCTTTGACGAAATTAATTCGGGAAAGCCAGTGACTTCTG GACTGAGAAAGGTAACAGATGACATGAAGACAAAGAACCGTGCCGACAGATCCGGCATTGTTAATGCTGGTGAAAAGGAAGCCCGTGTGAGCTCACCCTCTGTCTCTAAAACTGGACCTCCAAAATTGGAGCTTCAGATGGGCCGTAA ATGGGTGGTTGAGAATCAAGTGGGAGCAAAGAACTTAGTTATTGATGATTGTGATACAAAGCAATCAGTATATGTCTATGGGTGCAAAGGTTCAGTTCTGCAGATCAAAG GAAAAGTCAACAACATCACAATTGACAAATGCACTAAGATGGGAGTTGTATTCGCG GGTGTTGTCGCAGCTTGTGAGGTTGTCAATTGCAACGGTGTAGAGGTGCAATGTCAG GGCTCGGCTCCTACAATTTCAGTGGACAATACAAATGGCTGCCAGTTATACTTGAGCAAAGATTCTTTGAACGGTTCTATTACCACAGCTAAGTCAAGTGAAATCAATGTTTTGGTTCCTGGTGCAGGGCCTGATGATGATTGG GGTGAGCATGCTTTGCCACAGCAGTATGCTCATGAATACAAGGATGGACATTTCGTGACTACTCCTGTCTCCCACTCTGGAGCTTAA